Below is a window of Halomonas sp. Bachu 37 DNA.
CATGGCGGACGAAATAGTCGACCACGCCCTGTTCGGCCAGCCAGTCGCCACCGGAAACGGTGTCGTCAAAGTGTGCTTCCAGCGTGTCGTCGGGACTGGTGACGCCGGCGGCCCCGCCTTCCGCCGCGACCGTGTGGGAGCGCATCGGATACACCTTGGAGAGCAATACGATACGCTGTTGCAAACCCTCTTCGCGGGCATTTTCGGCAGCGGCAATGGCCGCACGTAGCCCGGCCCCTCCTCCACCCACGATAACGATGTCGAAGTCCTGTTGTTGCATGATATCTCTCGTCGGTTAGCTGCCGGCTAAGGGAAAGGAGCTTTAGCAAAGAGTGGCACAAGGCATCGTGCAACGACCATATGATGGTTGAAAAAATCAGGCTAAGTTGCTCTAGAGCAAGCTTCCAGTCTGTTGTTTGCGAGGCCCTTTACTTTCTTTCTCGCAACTTTCTAGGATGGTATGCAGCGGTTGTAATGCGAACCATGCGTTCACTGTAGCTTTGAACTGGAAACTGCCATGACCTCCCGACTTAAATTGCTTGCGCCGTTGATCGTCGCCCTCTGTGTGGCGCTCTTTCCCACGCCAGCGGGTCTCGACCCTCATGCCTGGTATTTCTTTGCCATCTTCCTGGGTGTCGTCGTCGGCTTGATCTTTGAACCTCTGCCGGGGGCGGTAATCGGCCTGATCGGTGTCGCCGTCGCTGCACTGCTGGCTCCATGGGTGCTTTTCTCCCCGGAGCAACTGGCTGTGCCCGGATTCAATTCAGCCTCCAGCGCCTTTACCTGGGCGGTATCGGGTTTCACCAATTCGGTGGTGTGGTTGATCTTCGGCGCCTTCATGTTTGCCCTGGGGTACGAAAAGACCGGACTGGGCCGGCGCATTGCCCTGTGGCTGGTCAAGACGATGGGGCGGCGGACGCTGACCCTGGGGTATGCGGTAATGCTCGCCGACCTGGTGCTGGCACCGTTTACGCCATCCAATACCGCGCGTAGCGGCGGCACCATCTATCCGGTGGTGCGCAACCTGCCCGATCTCTACGACTCGCACCCGAACGACCCCAGCATGAAGCGCATGGGGAGCTTCCTGATGTGGACGGCGATCGTCTCGACCTGCATCACCAGTTCGCTTTTCCTGACCGCGCTGGCGCCCAATCTGCTGGCCGTCGCCTTGACCGAAAGCGCGACGAGTATCCGCATCGGCTGGGGCGAGTGGTTCATAGCGGTGGCACCAGTGGGCATACTGCTGCTCTTGCTGGCGCCACTGTTGTGCTACTGGCTGTGTCCGCCGGAAGTCAAATCGGGAAGTGCGGTATCCGACTGGGCAGCCGAGGAGCTCAAGAAACTCGGCGGCCTGACCCGTAACGAAGTCATTCTGCTGTGCCTGGTGCTCATCGCGCTGGCCTTGTGGATATTCGCTGGCGACATGATCTCCTCGTCGTTGGTGGGGATACTCGTCATCTGTGTCATGCTGATTCTGGGAATTCTCAACTGGGACGACATTCTTTCCAACAAGGCGGCATGGAACACTTTCTTCTGGTTCGCGACGCTGGTCGCCCTGGCCGGCGGGCTCAACCAGGTCGGTTTCGTGGGGTGGTTCGGCAATATGGTCGGTGGCCGTATCAGCCACTTCGACCCGCTGGTGGCGATGATAGCGCTGACGGCCATCTTCTATCTGCTGCACTACTTCTTTGCCAGTGTCACTGCCCACACCACTGCGCTACTGCCGGTCATGTTGGCGGCGGCATCCGGTATTCCCGGTATCGACATGCACATGTTCGTACTGATGCTGCTACCGACACTGGGGATCATGGGGATTCTTACGCCGTACGGTACAGGGCCGAGTCCCGTCTACTACGGCAGTGGTTATTTACCCGGCCCGCTATGGTGGCGGCTCGGGGCGATCTTCGGCTTGCTGTTCCTGGTCGCCTGGCTTGCCATCGGGGTTCCCTGGCTGGCTCTGATTCTATAATCACTGTTCGTTCCTCTCGCGTTATGCCATCAAGCACGGCTCTGTATGAGCCGTGCTTGATGCACGTCAGCGTGTCGTCCTGTCCCGGCGGTTAGCATGCGATGACTTGTTCTCAGGAGTCACCATCATGCTTACCGCCTTGCCTTTACCCCCACCGCCGGCCGCCTTGCTGCGTAGAATCGATGCGCAAGTCCCGTTGACGTTCAAGCGCCGCCTGCTACTGCCGTTGCTCAACCGTGTATTTGCCGAACCCTTGGCGGAAGGGGAGTTCGATGCCCTTGAGGACCGGCGTGTCTCGCTGATGGTGGAGGATCTGGGAATTCGTCTGACGCTCACGTTGCAAGATGCGCAATTCCAGTTCACCGCCCAGCCAGGAGAGGCCACGATTCGGGGCGGATGGCGCGAGTTCCTGTGTCTGGCGACACGCCGGGAGGACCCGGACGGCCTGTTTTTCCAGCGCCGCCTGTCGATCGAGGGCGATACGGAGTTGGGTTTGCAGGTGAAGAATCTGCTGGACGCACAAGAAGCGGATCTCACCCAGGGCCTGCCCGGCCAGTTGTTGCTCAAGCTGGATGCCTGGGCACAGCAGCGCCAACGATAGCCATGTCATATATAGTGGCTGCGACAAGTTGGTTCTAGGAGAAGCCCATGCAACATATCTGTGACCAGACCGCGCGGGGCATGCTGGATATTTTCGAGGCTCGCCGTCGCATGACTGCGGCGGCCAGGGCGCTCCAGGAATTCGAGATCGTGCCACTGGAAGCGGCTCTGGGGCGAGTCCTGGGCGAAGCGGTAAGCGCCGAGCACGACTCGCCCGGGGTGGATAACAGCGCCATGGACGGTTATGCCCTGCGCCTGGCCGACATGACCCCGGCGGGGCTGCCGGTAGTGCAGCGCATTCCTGCAGGCGCTGACGTGACCGCCTTGCCGCCGGGCGGGGCGGCGCGCATTTTCACCGGCGCTCCGTTACCCCAAGGGGCGGACTGTGTCGTTGCCCAGGAACAGGCATGGCTGGATGAGAAAGAACGGCTGCATCTCGACGCGGAACTGGCCAAGGGCGCCAATATTCGCCGCCGGGGAGAAGAGATCCGCCGGGGAGAGCCGTTATTGCCTGCGGGTAAAGTGCTCACACCTGCGGTCACCGCACTTCTTGCCGCGCAAGGTATCGCTCAAGTATGCGTGACCCGGCGCTTGAAGGTGGCGCTGTTTTCGACCGGCGACGAGCTGATCGAGCCGGGTGAGCCGTGTCGTCCTGGGCAGGTCTACAACAGTAACGCCGCAATGCTGCAGGCGCTTCTCGCCGAGCAGCACTGCGAGGTGGTCGCTCGAGAGAAGCTGGTCGATAACCCTGATGCCGTGGATGACGCTTTCGCCCGGGCGCGTGAACAAGCCGATCTGGTGGTATGCAGCGGCGGGGTTTCGGTGGGTGAAGAGGACCATGTACGCGGTGCCATCGAGCGACAGGGCGGTATCGTCTTCCATGGCGTGGCGATGAAACCCGGCAAGCCCTTTGCGTTCGGCTGGCTGGGGGAGTCGCTGGAACGCGGCACCGCGCTGATCGGCCTGCCCGGGAATCCGGTGGGGGCGCTGGTGGGGTGGCAACTGCTCGCCCTGCCTTTCGTCCATGGCTGCCAGGGGCGTATTCCCGACGAGCTGATGCATTTCAGCGTGGAGTCAGGGTTCGAGACGAAGGCCAACAAGGCGCGCCGTGAACTATTGCGGGTGCGCCTGGACTGGTCGCAAGGCAAGCCGGTGGCGTACCCGACCGGAGGGCAGGGGTCGCATATGCTAGGCGCGGCGGCAGCAGCGGATGGCTATTTGCTGATGGAGGTTGAAGAACCGATAAAGAAAGGCCATGGTTATGAGTACATTCCTCTTAGCCAGTTCTCATCATGAAACTTGTCGATGGTTTCGGCCGTACGATTCGCTATGTTCGGCTATCGGTCACCGACCGCTGCGATTTTCGCTGTGTGTACTGCATGGCGGAGGACATGACCTTTCTGCCGCGGGCGCAAGTACTGACGCTGGAAGAGATCGCAACCTTGTCGCAGGCGTTCATCGATCTGGGGGTCGAAAAGATACGCCTTACCGGAGGCGAACCGCTGGTGCGCAGCGGCATTGGCAGCCTGGTCGAACAGATCGGCCAGATGGATGGGCTGCGCGATTTCGCCATGACCACCAACGGCGCGGGGCTGGACAAGCACGCCCAACGCCTGCGCGATGGCGGCCTGCAGCGTCTCAATATCAGTCTCGATACACTGGTGCCGGAGCGATTCCGCCGCCTGACTCGTACTGGCGAGCTGGAAAAGGTGCTGACTGGAATACGCGCCGCCCAGTCAGCCGGGTTCGAACGCATCAAGTTGAATGCGGTCATTCTCCAGGGGCGCAACGACGATGAGGTGCTGGATCTGGTCGAATTCGCCCGCCGCGAACACCTCGATATCAGTTTCATCGAGGAGATGCCCCTGGGCCAGGATATCGAGCACAATCGCGCCGAAACGTTCTGTTCCAGCGATACGGTGCGCGAGATCGTGGAGTCGCGTCATGCGCTGCTGCCTACCACGGAAAGCACACTAGGCCCGTCGCGCTATTATCGAATGAACGATAGCGACACGCGCATCGGCTTCATTTCGCCGCATAGCCACAATTTTTGCGATGCCTGCAATCGCGTGCGAGTGACGGTGGAAGGTCGTTTGCTGCTGTGCCTGGGAAATGAACACTCCGTCGACCTGCGTGCGGTGATGCGCCGCCACCCCGGCGATCAGGGGCGTCTGCAACAGGCCATCATCGATGCCATGGCA
It encodes the following:
- a CDS encoding anion permease codes for the protein MTSRLKLLAPLIVALCVALFPTPAGLDPHAWYFFAIFLGVVVGLIFEPLPGAVIGLIGVAVAALLAPWVLFSPEQLAVPGFNSASSAFTWAVSGFTNSVVWLIFGAFMFALGYEKTGLGRRIALWLVKTMGRRTLTLGYAVMLADLVLAPFTPSNTARSGGTIYPVVRNLPDLYDSHPNDPSMKRMGSFLMWTAIVSTCITSSLFLTALAPNLLAVALTESATSIRIGWGEWFIAVAPVGILLLLLAPLLCYWLCPPEVKSGSAVSDWAAEELKKLGGLTRNEVILLCLVLIALALWIFAGDMISSSLVGILVICVMLILGILNWDDILSNKAAWNTFFWFATLVALAGGLNQVGFVGWFGNMVGGRISHFDPLVAMIALTAIFYLLHYFFASVTAHTTALLPVMLAAASGIPGIDMHMFVLMLLPTLGIMGILTPYGTGPSPVYYGSGYLPGPLWWRLGAIFGLLFLVAWLAIGVPWLALIL
- the ubiT gene encoding ubiquinone anaerobic biosynthesis accessory factor UbiT; translation: MLTALPLPPPPAALLRRIDAQVPLTFKRRLLLPLLNRVFAEPLAEGEFDALEDRRVSLMVEDLGIRLTLTLQDAQFQFTAQPGEATIRGGWREFLCLATRREDPDGLFFQRRLSIEGDTELGLQVKNLLDAQEADLTQGLPGQLLLKLDAWAQQRQR
- the glp gene encoding gephyrin-like molybdotransferase Glp, whose translation is MQHICDQTARGMLDIFEARRRMTAAARALQEFEIVPLEAALGRVLGEAVSAEHDSPGVDNSAMDGYALRLADMTPAGLPVVQRIPAGADVTALPPGGAARIFTGAPLPQGADCVVAQEQAWLDEKERLHLDAELAKGANIRRRGEEIRRGEPLLPAGKVLTPAVTALLAAQGIAQVCVTRRLKVALFSTGDELIEPGEPCRPGQVYNSNAAMLQALLAEQHCEVVAREKLVDNPDAVDDAFARAREQADLVVCSGGVSVGEEDHVRGAIERQGGIVFHGVAMKPGKPFAFGWLGESLERGTALIGLPGNPVGALVGWQLLALPFVHGCQGRIPDELMHFSVESGFETKANKARRELLRVRLDWSQGKPVAYPTGGQGSHMLGAAAAADGYLLMEVEEPIKKGHGYEYIPLSQFSS
- the moaA gene encoding GTP 3',8-cyclase MoaA; its protein translation is MKLVDGFGRTIRYVRLSVTDRCDFRCVYCMAEDMTFLPRAQVLTLEEIATLSQAFIDLGVEKIRLTGGEPLVRSGIGSLVEQIGQMDGLRDFAMTTNGAGLDKHAQRLRDGGLQRLNISLDTLVPERFRRLTRTGELEKVLTGIRAAQSAGFERIKLNAVILQGRNDDEVLDLVEFARREHLDISFIEEMPLGQDIEHNRAETFCSSDTVREIVESRHALLPTTESTLGPSRYYRMNDSDTRIGFISPHSHNFCDACNRVRVTVEGRLLLCLGNEHSVDLRAVMRRHPGDQGRLQQAIIDAMALKPERHHFTTDGEEQVVRFMNMTGG